In a single window of the Bradyrhizobium sp. ORS 285 genome:
- a CDS encoding GbsR/MarR family transcriptional regulator: MTEITGKKKLPPAVERFILNWGDMGDQWGVNRSVSQIHGLLYLAEKPMTAEDIAETLGMARSNVSNSLKELLAWDLIRRVPILGDRRDHFEAETDIWEVAQRIAAGRKQREIDPAIAALRACVAEATADPGISSVAAKRLKDMLAFTELVDRWYVQMLKVPRPRLVALIKLGEKIANLLPSGRSRSGSD; this comes from the coding sequence ATGACAGAAATTACAGGCAAGAAGAAGCTTCCTCCCGCCGTCGAGCGCTTCATCCTCAACTGGGGCGACATGGGCGACCAGTGGGGCGTGAACCGCTCGGTGAGCCAGATCCACGGCCTGTTGTACCTCGCCGAGAAGCCGATGACGGCGGAGGACATCGCCGAGACGCTCGGCATGGCGCGCTCCAACGTCTCGAACTCGCTGAAGGAGCTGCTCGCCTGGGACCTGATCCGGCGCGTGCCGATCCTGGGCGATCGCCGCGATCATTTCGAGGCGGAGACCGACATCTGGGAGGTCGCGCAGCGCATCGCCGCGGGCCGCAAGCAGCGCGAGATCGATCCCGCAATCGCGGCGCTGCGCGCCTGCGTCGCGGAGGCGACCGCCGATCCCGGCATCAGCTCGGTCGCGGCCAAGCGGCTGAAGGACATGCTGGCGTTCACCGAACTGGTCGACCGCTGGTACGTGCAGATGCTGAAGGTACCGCGGCCGCGTTTGGTCGCGTTGATCAAGCTCGGCGAGAAGATCGCAAACCTGCTGCCGTCGGGACGATCCAGGTCCGGCAGCGATTAG
- a CDS encoding DUF4166 domain-containing protein has product MVSLRHLGLSAPSNVRLHDDHRFRALLSPEDWGRLPVSIWRRFSKRLADGATVVYVGEVEQAEMSRAGFWFAQAARLIGGPLPITANTGVPMIVSVTEDPASGGQIWTRICGRPHGFPQVIHSAKRFAGPTGLEEYLGWGLSMSLRVCVTEGTLAFHSAGYTLAFAGRRWRLPSWLTPGNLTVTHSDLGGGAFRFALEIVHPRFGRIIRQSAVFRESAP; this is encoded by the coding sequence ATGGTGAGCCTACGACATCTCGGACTTTCAGCACCTTCAAATGTCCGGCTCCATGACGATCACCGTTTCCGCGCGCTGCTGTCGCCGGAGGATTGGGGCCGGTTGCCGGTCTCGATCTGGCGGCGCTTCTCCAAGCGTCTCGCCGACGGCGCCACCGTCGTCTATGTCGGCGAGGTCGAGCAGGCGGAGATGAGCCGCGCCGGATTCTGGTTCGCGCAGGCCGCACGGTTGATCGGCGGCCCGCTGCCGATCACGGCGAACACCGGCGTGCCGATGATCGTCTCTGTCACGGAGGATCCCGCCAGCGGCGGCCAGATCTGGACCCGCATCTGCGGCCGCCCGCATGGCTTTCCGCAGGTGATCCATTCGGCCAAGCGCTTCGCCGGACCGACGGGGCTGGAGGAATATCTCGGCTGGGGCCTGAGCATGAGCCTGCGCGTCTGCGTGACGGAGGGTACGCTCGCCTTTCATAGCGCCGGCTACACCCTCGCATTCGCGGGCCGGCGCTGGCGGCTGCCGTCCTGGCTCACGCCTGGAAATCTCACCGTCACCCATTCCGATCTCGGCGGCGGCGCCTTCCGCTTCGCGCTCGAGATCGTCCATCCGCGCTTCGGCCGGATCATCCGCCAGAGCGCCGTGTTCAGGGAGTCCGCACCATGA
- a CDS encoding TIGR01777 family oxidoreductase — MTPLLRSLIAVQVVMGVFDTFYHHEFTERLAWRPSQRNELKLHGIRNLLYALLFAVLGWCEPHGLFAIAVLAVLLAEIAITLTDFVEEDLTRKLPPSERINHTLLAINYGAILMLLVPVLIDWAMQPSAVVLAYAGLLSWIAAAAAIGASLCGLRDFAAAARLGRMAQPDASGLVAVLPPAQTILVTGATGFIGARLVASLAASGHHVIALVRDPANAANLPPPLTLITNLDQIASDTRIDAIVNLAGEPIGNAPWTAAKRAAIVQSRLAMTEAVVALVARLARKPKVLVNGSAIGWYGLWQDQPLTESAKSHPCFSHDLCDAWEQAARGAEVHGVRVALLRIGLVVGRDGGFLSRMLTPFEFGLGGPFGTGAQWMSWIERDDLIRLIAHVIATESITGPINATAPLPVRNIAFTAELARCLRRPAILRVPAGLLRRLGGDFAEELLLGGQRVVPNKALSSGFVFRHQSLRSALEAIL, encoded by the coding sequence ATGACGCCGCTGCTCCGGTCTTTGATCGCCGTTCAGGTCGTGATGGGGGTGTTCGACACCTTCTATCATCACGAATTCACCGAGCGCCTGGCGTGGCGGCCGTCGCAGCGGAATGAGCTGAAGCTGCACGGGATCCGCAATCTGCTCTATGCGCTGCTGTTCGCCGTTCTCGGCTGGTGCGAGCCGCATGGACTGTTCGCGATAGCGGTGCTCGCGGTGCTCCTCGCCGAGATCGCGATCACCCTGACCGACTTCGTCGAGGAGGATCTGACGCGCAAGCTGCCGCCGAGCGAGCGCATCAATCACACGCTGCTCGCGATCAATTATGGCGCCATCCTGATGCTGCTGGTGCCGGTGCTCATCGACTGGGCGATGCAGCCTTCAGCCGTTGTGTTGGCCTATGCCGGCCTTCTGAGCTGGATCGCCGCAGCGGCCGCGATCGGCGCCAGCCTGTGTGGCCTGCGTGATTTCGCCGCCGCGGCGCGGCTCGGGCGAATGGCCCAGCCCGACGCGAGCGGACTGGTCGCAGTGCTTCCGCCGGCACAGACCATCCTCGTCACCGGCGCCACCGGCTTCATCGGCGCGCGTCTCGTTGCGAGCCTTGCCGCGTCCGGCCATCACGTGATCGCGTTGGTGCGCGATCCGGCCAATGCCGCGAACCTGCCGCCGCCGCTGACCCTGATCACCAACCTCGATCAGATCGCTTCGGACACCCGCATCGATGCGATCGTTAATCTCGCCGGCGAGCCGATCGGCAACGCGCCGTGGACGGCGGCCAAGCGCGCGGCGATCGTGCAATCCCGGCTCGCCATGACGGAGGCCGTCGTCGCCCTGGTCGCGCGGCTCGCGCGCAAGCCGAAGGTGCTGGTGAATGGCTCGGCGATCGGCTGGTACGGCCTGTGGCAGGACCAGCCGCTGACCGAGTCGGCCAAGTCGCATCCCTGCTTCAGCCACGATCTCTGCGACGCCTGGGAGCAGGCGGCACGCGGCGCCGAGGTGCATGGCGTGCGCGTGGCGCTGCTGCGCATCGGTCTCGTGGTCGGCCGCGACGGCGGCTTTCTGTCGCGCATGCTGACGCCGTTCGAGTTCGGCCTGGGCGGTCCATTCGGCACCGGCGCGCAATGGATGTCGTGGATCGAGCGCGACGATCTGATCCGGCTGATCGCGCATGTCATCGCGACCGAGTCGATCACTGGCCCCATCAACGCGACGGCGCCGCTGCCGGTGCGCAACATCGCCTTCACCGCCGAGCTCGCACGCTGCCTGCGGCGACCGGCCATCCTGCGCGTGCCGGCGGGGCTGCTGCGCCGTCTCGGCGGAGACTTCGCCGAGGAGTTGCTGCTCGGCGGCCAGCGGGTCGTTCCGAACAAGGCGCTGTCGAGCGGATTCGTGTTCCGCCACCAGAGCCTGCGCAGCGCGCTGGAGGCGATCTTGTGA
- a CDS encoding AraC family transcriptional regulator yields the protein MIRTSSAEVLRDLASRKLGAERIDFRHAERFEAVVNLIELQTIGLAFGTTTCDMVSDHRPADFIRLQIAMRGRAVSCARGDATDVNEQQFAVAPAGVPWQMACQGGHRRLTLRLDPKVLRERLAALVGVPPRADYAIDAAIPSADPQARSLLRLLEFLTTQLSEQDAAFPVAVYRELEDAVHVAFLCASRHRFRDMLIDPAPMPEFGLVKRLEDYIEANWREPITIERLAREAGVSARSIFRVFERVRGYSPMAFAKAVRLRRAHEMLRSGDPAVTVAAAAAACNFTNAGHFARYYRATFGELPSATAARSARS from the coding sequence TTGATTCGGACCTCCAGCGCCGAAGTTCTGCGCGACCTCGCAAGCCGCAAGCTCGGCGCCGAGCGCATCGACTTCCGCCATGCCGAGCGTTTCGAGGCGGTCGTCAATCTGATCGAGCTTCAGACCATCGGCCTCGCCTTCGGCACCACCACCTGCGACATGGTCTCCGACCACCGGCCCGCCGATTTCATCCGCCTGCAGATCGCCATGAGGGGACGCGCCGTCAGTTGCGCCCGCGGCGACGCCACCGATGTCAACGAGCAGCAATTCGCCGTCGCGCCGGCGGGCGTACCGTGGCAGATGGCCTGCCAGGGCGGCCACCGGCGGCTCACCTTGCGGCTCGATCCGAAGGTGCTGCGCGAGCGGCTCGCAGCATTGGTCGGCGTGCCGCCGCGCGCCGATTATGCGATCGACGCCGCCATCCCGTCCGCCGATCCGCAGGCCCGCAGCCTGCTCCGCCTGCTCGAATTCCTCACCACCCAGCTCAGCGAGCAGGACGCGGCCTTTCCGGTTGCTGTCTATCGCGAGTTGGAAGACGCCGTGCACGTCGCCTTCCTCTGCGCCAGCCGCCATCGTTTCCGCGATATGCTGATCGATCCGGCGCCGATGCCCGAGTTCGGACTGGTCAAGCGCCTCGAAGACTACATCGAGGCCAATTGGCGCGAGCCCATCACCATCGAGCGCCTGGCGCGTGAGGCCGGCGTCAGCGCCCGCTCGATCTTTCGCGTGTTCGAGCGCGTGCGCGGCTACTCACCGATGGCCTTCGCCAAGGCGGTGCGCCTGCGCCGCGCGCACGAGATGCTGCGCTCCGGCGATCCTGCGGTAACCGTGGCAGCCGCCGCCGCAGCCTGCAACTTCACCAATGCCGGTCACTTCGCCCGCTACTACCGCGCCACGTTCGGCGAGCTGCCGTCGGCGACGGCAGCCCGCTCCGCTCGGTCGTGA
- a CDS encoding LysR family transcriptional regulator, whose product MTPTLDIAAVRTFLLVSDLQSFTRAAEALGTTQAAVSLKLQRLEAVLGKRLLERSPRAVRLTADGAAFVENARALVAAHDVALAAAPRIRPRLALGISDHAAGPELVPMLQQFHAITTELTLSVGIGFSRDLLDRYDAGTLDAIIIRQEASRRGGETLADDEFGWFASPRFRAPAGTPLPLATLAAPCGVRALAVRALDKAKWPYVENFVGGGVAAVVAAAQAGLAVAPLARRIAPAGLVDHGPALGLPKLGRSKVILHAKVSDAAKRAALRTLAAAFRSASPAK is encoded by the coding sequence ATGACACCGACGCTCGACATCGCCGCGGTCCGCACCTTCCTGCTGGTCTCGGACCTGCAAAGCTTCACGCGCGCGGCCGAAGCGCTGGGGACAACCCAGGCCGCTGTCAGTTTGAAGCTGCAGCGGCTGGAAGCCGTGCTCGGAAAGCGGCTGCTGGAGCGCTCCCCGCGCGCCGTGCGACTCACGGCCGATGGCGCGGCCTTCGTCGAGAATGCCCGCGCCCTGGTGGCCGCGCACGACGTCGCGCTGGCAGCGGCGCCCCGAATCCGTCCGCGCTTGGCGCTCGGCATCAGCGATCATGCGGCGGGCCCGGAATTGGTCCCCATGCTGCAGCAGTTTCACGCTATCACCACCGAGCTCACATTGTCGGTCGGCATCGGCTTCTCGCGCGACCTGCTCGACCGCTATGATGCGGGCACGCTCGATGCGATCATCATCCGCCAGGAAGCCTCCCGCCGCGGCGGCGAGACCCTCGCCGACGACGAATTCGGCTGGTTCGCGAGCCCGCGATTTCGTGCGCCGGCAGGCACGCCGTTGCCGCTCGCGACGCTGGCTGCGCCGTGCGGCGTGCGCGCCCTTGCGGTGCGCGCGCTCGACAAGGCGAAATGGCCTTATGTCGAAAATTTCGTCGGCGGCGGCGTCGCCGCGGTCGTGGCCGCCGCACAGGCTGGGCTTGCGGTCGCACCTCTGGCGCGCCGAATCGCTCCGGCAGGTCTGGTCGATCACGGCCCAGCGCTTGGCTTGCCGAAGCTCGGCCGGTCGAAGGTCATCCTTCATGCCAAAGTCAGTGACGCTGCCAAGCGCGCGGCGTTGCGCACACTGGCGGCCGCGTTCCGAAGCGCTTCGCCGGCGAAGTAA
- a CDS encoding 4-oxalocrotonate tautomerase family protein — protein MPLINIVYASSHRSPALKKHIADAVTALTARILGKDPKVTAVIVSEADPADWFAGGASLAEQGLASYWIDIHVTEGTNTKDEKAAYLAAVFERMAELIGPLHHETYLHVDEVRGDAYGFGGLSQERRYVAARLGVPPQPAA, from the coding sequence ATGCCCCTGATCAACATCGTCTATGCCAGCTCACATCGCTCACCTGCGCTGAAGAAGCACATCGCGGACGCCGTCACGGCGCTGACTGCGCGCATCCTCGGCAAGGATCCCAAGGTCACTGCGGTCATCGTCTCCGAGGCCGATCCGGCCGACTGGTTCGCCGGCGGCGCCTCGCTGGCCGAGCAGGGGCTCGCCAGCTACTGGATCGACATCCACGTCACCGAAGGCACCAACACCAAGGACGAGAAGGCGGCCTATCTTGCCGCAGTCTTCGAGCGCATGGCCGAGCTGATCGGGCCGCTGCATCACGAGACCTATCTGCATGTCGACGAGGTCAGGGGCGATGCCTACGGCTTCGGCGGCCTGAGCCAGGAGCGCCGCTACGTCGCGGCCCGGCTCGGCGTTCCGCCGCAGCCGGCCGCCTGA
- the lipB gene encoding lipoyl(octanoyl) transferase LipB: protein MVNSRETLDLSPFAGPPGNAVAWRISDSLVDYAEATAVMEARAAAIAAHEAEELVWLLEHPPVYTSGTSGKPEDLRDPRFPFIATGRGGQVTYHGPGQRVAYVMLDLKRRRPDVRAYVAALEETIIRTLDAFNVRGERREDRVGVWVRRPDKGQGFEDKIAAIGVRLKRWVTFHGIAINVEPDLSHFQAIVPCGVTDPRYGVTSLVDLGLPVTMADVDVALRQAFESVFGATVAALPETV, encoded by the coding sequence ATGGTTAACAGCCGCGAAACGCTCGACCTCTCCCCCTTCGCCGGCCCTCCCGGCAACGCGGTGGCGTGGCGCATCTCCGATTCGTTGGTCGATTATGCCGAGGCGACCGCGGTCATGGAGGCCCGGGCGGCGGCCATCGCCGCCCACGAGGCCGAGGAGCTGGTCTGGCTGCTGGAGCATCCGCCGGTCTACACCTCCGGCACGTCAGGCAAGCCGGAGGATCTGCGCGACCCGCGCTTTCCGTTCATCGCGACGGGACGCGGCGGCCAGGTCACCTATCACGGCCCCGGCCAGCGCGTCGCCTATGTCATGCTCGACCTCAAGCGCCGCCGGCCGGATGTGCGCGCCTATGTCGCGGCGCTCGAGGAGACCATCATCCGCACGCTGGACGCGTTCAACGTGCGCGGCGAGCGGCGCGAGGACCGGGTCGGCGTCTGGGTCAGGCGGCCCGACAAGGGCCAGGGCTTCGAGGACAAGATCGCCGCGATCGGCGTCCGGCTGAAGCGCTGGGTCACGTTTCATGGCATCGCCATCAATGTCGAGCCCGACCTGTCGCACTTCCAGGCCATCGTGCCCTGCGGCGTCACCGATCCGCGCTACGGCGTCACCAGCCTGGTCGATCTCGGCCTGCCGGTGACCATGGCCGATGTCGACGTGGCGCTCCGGCAGGCGTTCGAGAGCGTGTTCGGCGCCACAGTCGCGGCCCTGCCGGAGACGGTGTGA
- a CDS encoding FliM/FliN family flagellar motor switch protein, translated as MSRVTESSDFGALAVSTLDKVTVDLMVVLGTCSMPIHQVLRLSRGAIIELDATEADDVKVLANNLPIANGVVLVDRNRIAVEVKQMLPRSPTPTTR; from the coding sequence ATGTCTCGGGTAACGGAATCCAGTGACTTCGGTGCTCTCGCAGTGTCAACCCTCGATAAAGTGACAGTCGACCTGATGGTCGTTCTCGGCACCTGCTCCATGCCCATCCACCAGGTTCTGCGGCTGTCCCGCGGCGCCATCATCGAGCTGGACGCCACCGAGGCCGACGACGTCAAGGTGCTGGCCAACAATCTGCCGATCGCCAACGGCGTGGTCCTGGTCGACCGCAACCGCATTGCGGTCGAGGTCAAGCAGATGCTGCCGCGCTCGCCGACACCGACCACCCGATAG
- a CDS encoding Lrp/AsnC family transcriptional regulator, which produces MKLDRIDIKILHELQKNGRVTNVELAKLVNLSASPCLMRVKKLEIEGYISGYSAQINVAKLGSTLTVFTEVTLKNHQQIDFARFLAAIEKVEEVVECHLVSGGYDYLLKVVTAGISEYQELMERLSSLNVGIDKYFSFIVLKSPLVRAHLPLKSLFPL; this is translated from the coding sequence ATGAAGCTCGACCGCATCGATATCAAGATCCTGCATGAATTACAGAAGAACGGTCGCGTTACCAATGTGGAGCTCGCCAAGCTGGTCAATCTGTCGGCGAGTCCCTGCCTCATGCGCGTGAAAAAGCTCGAGATCGAGGGCTATATCTCCGGGTATTCGGCGCAGATCAACGTGGCCAAGCTCGGTTCGACGCTCACGGTTTTCACCGAGGTCACGCTGAAGAACCATCAGCAGATCGACTTCGCTCGATTCCTGGCAGCGATCGAGAAGGTGGAGGAGGTGGTGGAGTGCCATCTCGTGTCCGGCGGGTATGACTATCTCCTGAAGGTCGTCACGGCCGGAATCAGCGAGTACCAGGAACTCATGGAGCGTTTGAGCAGCCTCAATGTCGGGATCGACAAGTACTTCAGCTTCATCGTTCTGAAGTCACCGTTGGTGCGAGCCCATCTTCCGCTGAAGAGCCTATTTCCGCTCTGA
- a CDS encoding haloacid dehalogenase type II translates to MTRFRPKYITFDCHGTLIHFQMAEAARDIYGAQLSEPQMLEFISNFAAYRLDEVMKHWQPFATVIHNALERACKRNGVAFRPEDARNIYERIPSWGPHPDVPEGLAKVAKEIPLVTLTNSMDAQIGSNVAKLGAPFHAVYTAEQACAYKPHFRAFEYMFDMLNCGPEDILHCSSSFRYDLMSAHDLGIKNKVWVNRGHEPANPYYGYVEIPDISHLPGVVGL, encoded by the coding sequence ATGACCCGCTTCCGCCCGAAATACATCACCTTCGACTGCCACGGCACGCTGATCCACTTCCAGATGGCCGAGGCGGCTCGCGACATCTACGGCGCGCAGCTCAGCGAACCGCAAATGCTGGAATTCATCAGCAACTTCGCAGCCTATCGGCTCGACGAGGTCATGAAGCACTGGCAGCCCTTCGCGACCGTCATCCACAATGCCCTGGAGCGGGCCTGCAAGCGCAACGGCGTCGCTTTCCGGCCCGAGGATGCCCGCAACATCTACGAGCGCATTCCGAGCTGGGGTCCTCATCCGGATGTGCCGGAGGGCCTCGCGAAGGTTGCCAAGGAGATCCCGCTGGTCACGCTGACCAACTCGATGGACGCCCAGATCGGCTCCAACGTGGCCAAGCTCGGTGCGCCCTTCCATGCGGTGTACACCGCCGAGCAGGCCTGCGCCTACAAGCCCCACTTCCGCGCCTTCGAATACATGTTCGACATGTTGAACTGCGGTCCGGAGGACATTCTGCATTGCTCCTCGTCGTTCCGCTACGATCTGATGTCGGCGCATGATCTGGGCATCAAGAACAAGGTCTGGGTCAATCGCGGCCATGAGCCGGCCAATCCCTATTACGGCTATGTCGAAATTCCTGACATCAGCCATTTGCCGGGCGTGGTCGGTCTCTAG
- a CDS encoding ABC transporter ATP-binding protein, translating to MSSTMPQSQTAGPVAPALSVRGLTVDLPRGMERRHAVENISFDLLDSQILCIVGESGSGKSVTANTIMGLLPRAILVSAGAIQLGGPEGTAMIGASPATLRSLRGRVVSMIFQDPLSALNPLMTVGEQITEVLTAHDVGTKDWQRKRVIELLTEVNLPNPQLMYDQYPFRLSGGQRQRVMIAMALALEPKVLIADEPTTALDVTTQAQILHLIRDIQRRKGMSVMFITHDFGVVAEIADSVIVMEKGRIVEQGSAAEVLKSPSHPYTKRLIAAVPNLTGQDRAAAATASEDAILKVEGLSKTYRSGSALLGGQRVVPAVQEVSFEIGPGRTLGIVGESGSGKSSLGRLLVKLQDCDGGRILFEGRDIAALSDSEFRPLRPKIQMIFQDPFASLNPRSTIGHILTVGPIAHGMPRAQARIEAKELLSHVGLDAGAFDRYPHEFSGGQRQRIGIARALMFKPRLLVADEAVSALDVSIQAQILELLDQIQRETGVSMIFITHDLRVASQICDQIAVMHKGRIVEQGPPSQIFLNPQSSYTRELVAAIPGEKLV from the coding sequence ATGAGTTCGACGATGCCTCAAAGCCAGACCGCAGGACCGGTGGCGCCGGCCCTGTCCGTCCGTGGTCTGACAGTGGATCTGCCGCGCGGGATGGAGCGGCGCCACGCCGTTGAGAACATCAGCTTCGATCTCCTGGACAGTCAGATCCTTTGCATCGTCGGCGAGTCCGGCTCGGGCAAGTCGGTTACGGCCAACACGATCATGGGCCTCTTGCCCCGCGCGATCCTGGTGTCGGCCGGCGCCATTCAGCTCGGCGGACCAGAGGGCACGGCGATGATCGGCGCATCGCCTGCAACGCTGCGCTCCCTGCGCGGCCGTGTCGTCTCGATGATCTTCCAGGATCCGCTGTCAGCCCTCAACCCGCTGATGACGGTGGGCGAGCAGATCACCGAGGTCCTGACCGCGCATGACGTTGGCACGAAGGATTGGCAGCGAAAGCGCGTCATCGAGCTGCTCACGGAGGTCAATCTTCCCAACCCGCAACTGATGTACGATCAGTATCCGTTTCGGCTGTCGGGTGGGCAGCGCCAGCGCGTGATGATCGCGATGGCGCTGGCGCTCGAGCCCAAGGTGCTGATCGCCGACGAGCCGACGACGGCGCTCGACGTCACCACCCAGGCGCAGATCCTGCACCTGATCCGGGACATCCAGCGGCGAAAGGGGATGAGCGTCATGTTCATCACCCACGACTTCGGAGTCGTCGCCGAGATCGCCGACAGCGTGATCGTCATGGAGAAGGGGCGCATCGTCGAGCAGGGCAGTGCCGCCGAGGTGCTGAAGTCGCCGTCTCACCCTTACACCAAGCGCCTCATCGCAGCCGTGCCCAATCTGACGGGCCAGGACCGCGCCGCGGCAGCAACTGCGTCTGAGGACGCGATCCTCAAAGTCGAGGGGCTGTCGAAGACCTATCGGAGCGGCAGCGCCCTTTTGGGAGGCCAGCGCGTCGTTCCTGCCGTGCAGGAGGTCTCGTTCGAGATCGGTCCCGGCCGCACGCTCGGAATCGTCGGCGAAAGTGGCTCGGGCAAGTCGTCGCTCGGCCGTCTGCTCGTCAAGCTGCAGGATTGCGACGGCGGCCGGATCCTGTTCGAGGGGCGCGATATCGCGGCTCTCTCGGATTCCGAGTTTCGCCCGCTGCGGCCGAAGATCCAGATGATCTTCCAGGACCCATTCGCGTCGCTCAACCCGCGGTCGACGATCGGCCACATCCTGACAGTTGGCCCGATCGCGCATGGCATGCCCCGTGCGCAGGCGCGCATCGAGGCGAAGGAATTGCTGTCGCATGTCGGCCTCGATGCGGGCGCGTTCGATCGCTATCCGCACGAGTTTTCCGGAGGACAACGCCAACGCATCGGCATTGCTCGCGCGCTGATGTTCAAGCCCAGGCTGCTGGTCGCCGACGAGGCGGTCTCCGCGCTCGACGTCTCGATCCAGGCGCAGATCCTCGAGCTGCTGGATCAGATCCAGCGCGAGACGGGTGTGTCGATGATCTTCATCACGCACGACCTGCGTGTCGCCAGCCAGATCTGCGACCAGATCGCCGTGATGCACAAAGGGCGGATCGTCGAGCAGGGCCCGCCGTCGCAGATCTTTCTCAATCCGCAATCGTCCTACACGCGCGAGCTTGTCGCCGCAATTCCGGGTGAGAAGCTGGTGTGA
- a CDS encoding peptide ABC transporter substrate-binding protein: MTDTTNARPGYSRRDALRLTAAGGLATFVAPHFLGGAAFAQGKGKAPKGRVVVGVSQEPTTFNPLMVHGETDDAVIFSVFDALIRIDAQGVMQPNLAAEVPSQANGGISKDGLVWRVRLRDDVKWHDGTPFTAEDVKYTLELIVNPKFRAWRTGGHSLVRDLKVVSPTEITWRMESAFAPYLAFLAETFIVPKHILEKEADPNITAFGQAPIGTGAFKWGQRVPGDRIELEANPNYFGQGPFISQLVFKYIPDMTVLYTQFQAGDVDLVDQAYITADHYEEAKKLPGRTVDLEAASGIEGIFFNLERPQFKELAVRKALYAALDRKSIIDSIYYGVGTVTETFMPPQSYYYDRTLPVQDFNLNAARKILDDAGWVPGADGIRAKGGVRLSFANSTTSGNHLREQMQQYMQQIFREIGVEMTISNLPPAVMWGDFWQKSQFDSGLSGVTFLIASDPDVTNRFASTSSVARGGQGSNVMQYSNPKVDELLKQGRSTFDQEERRKIYTQVQRIIREELPFLPVFAYTIILGRKSKLDGFKFNPNVRTASWNAASWSWKG, translated from the coding sequence ATGACGGATACGACCAACGCCCGGCCCGGCTACTCGCGTCGTGATGCCCTGCGCCTGACTGCAGCGGGCGGACTCGCCACCTTCGTCGCTCCCCATTTCCTGGGTGGCGCGGCGTTCGCGCAGGGCAAGGGCAAGGCTCCCAAGGGCCGCGTCGTCGTCGGAGTCTCGCAGGAGCCCACGACGTTCAATCCCCTGATGGTTCATGGCGAGACCGACGACGCCGTGATCTTCTCGGTGTTCGACGCCCTGATCCGCATCGACGCCCAAGGCGTGATGCAACCCAATCTTGCGGCCGAGGTGCCGAGCCAGGCCAACGGTGGTATCTCGAAGGACGGTCTGGTCTGGCGCGTTCGGCTGCGCGACGACGTGAAGTGGCATGACGGCACGCCGTTCACGGCCGAGGACGTGAAATACACGCTGGAGCTGATCGTCAATCCGAAGTTCAGGGCCTGGCGTACCGGTGGACATTCGCTGGTGCGTGACCTGAAAGTGGTCTCTCCGACCGAGATCACCTGGCGAATGGAAAGCGCCTTCGCGCCCTATCTCGCGTTCCTGGCCGAGACCTTCATCGTGCCCAAGCACATCCTGGAGAAGGAAGCCGATCCGAACATTACGGCCTTCGGCCAGGCGCCCATCGGCACCGGTGCCTTCAAGTGGGGCCAGCGCGTTCCCGGCGACCGGATCGAGCTCGAGGCCAACCCGAACTACTTCGGACAGGGGCCGTTCATCAGTCAGCTCGTGTTCAAGTACATCCCGGACATGACGGTGCTCTATACCCAGTTCCAGGCCGGCGACGTCGATCTGGTGGACCAGGCCTACATCACGGCCGATCACTACGAGGAAGCCAAGAAGCTGCCGGGGCGCACGGTCGATCTCGAAGCGGCATCGGGGATCGAAGGAATCTTCTTCAACCTCGAGCGGCCGCAGTTCAAGGAGCTCGCGGTTCGCAAGGCGCTCTATGCGGCGCTTGACCGCAAGTCGATCATCGACAGCATCTACTATGGCGTGGGCACCGTCACCGAGACATTCATGCCGCCGCAATCCTATTATTATGATCGGACCCTGCCGGTTCAGGACTTCAACCTGAATGCCGCGCGCAAGATTCTCGACGACGCCGGCTGGGTGCCAGGGGCGGACGGCATTCGCGCCAAGGGCGGCGTACGCTTGTCCTTCGCCAATTCGACGACGTCGGGCAACCATCTGCGCGAGCAGATGCAGCAATACATGCAGCAGATCTTCCGCGAGATCGGTGTCGAGATGACGATCTCGAACCTCCCTCCGGCCGTCATGTGGGGCGACTTCTGGCAGAAGTCCCAATTCGACAGCGGTCTCTCCGGCGTCACCTTCTTGATTGCCTCCGACCCCGATGTCACCAACCGTTTCGCGTCCACCTCGAGCGTGGCCCGGGGCGGGCAGGGGTCGAACGTCATGCAATATTCCAATCCGAAGGTGGACGAACTGCTGAAGCAGGGGCGCAGCACCTTCGATCAGGAGGAACGCCGCAAGATCTACACCCAGGTGCAGCGGATCATCCGCGAGGAGCTGCCGTTCCTGCCCGTGTTTGCCTACACCATCATTCTCGGCCGCAAATCGAAGCTCGACGGCTTCAAATTCAATCCCAACGTACGCACGGCCTCCTGGAATGCCGCCTCGTGGTCCTGGAAGGGATGA